The genomic stretch CGAGGAGGCTCTGGTTGACGCACTTCTCCAGGTGCAGGGTGTCTTGCATGGCCTGGAGTCCGCTCTCCCACTTTTGGGTCTCGGGCTTTCTGATGTCGAGGAAGCAGAGGCGGCCCCCACGCCGGTTCTGCAGGAACATCAGGCTCGCAGCTGTGTTGCTGTGCTCGTGGCAGCGGAGCAGGAAAAAGCGGGAGAAATGCTTCAGGGCCACGTCATCATGGTCGAGGTAGAAGGCCACGGCCAGGCACTGGAAAGAGGCGTGGAACACCAGGGCGGCATGGCTGTTGACTGCGGCCTCACACTCAGGGTCGTACGTCTGACGCACCTGTGAGGGCGATGTGGGCAGCACGGAGGGCCACTCCAAGAACCAGGGAACGGCGGCTCGGATGAAACGTCTGCAGGGCTGGAATCGGCGGGGACGCGGGCGCCAGCGGACTCGTCGGAACCTTCCCATGGTGGACGGTGTGGGCGGCCAGAGGCGACCTCCAGGCCAGAGGGCAGGTGGCTGCGTTCCGGCTCTGGGGTGGAGGGGTAATGGCGTCCGTTGGGCGGGGTCAGTGCCTGGGCTTGAGATTGGTTAAGGAAGAGGTCACGTGAGGGGGTGGGATCTGTGGGCGGGATGTGTGGGCGGGGCAAGACCACTGTCTATCAAAGGCAGGGTGAGGCAGCGCCGCTTTAAGCTGAGTACTTCGCGTCTAGGAAGTTTTCCATTTGCCTAATACTTTTTTCCAAggactttctcttattttctaattGCTCCCTTTTATAGCAGCATGTTCCCATTGAATAAACCCACTGTCATCTTTACAGTTCTGAGAATATGAATTTGGAATTTTTGGTAAtgtcctcttctgtttcctgtagtatatttgtttattttttcctctagaaATAGTTCTTTGTATTGATCATGGCCTCTTTCACTTCTGTCAAATTACTGGTAAACATGTGTCCATCCATATTTGGGAGTAAA from Cervus elaphus chromosome X, mCerEla1.1, whole genome shotgun sequence encodes the following:
- the LOC122690500 gene encoding ferritin heavy chain-like, with protein sequence MGRFRRVRWRPRPRRFQPCRRFIRAAVPWFLEWPSVLPTSPSQVRQTYDPECEAAVNSHAALVFHASFQCLAVAFYLDHDDVALKHFSRFFLLRCHEHSNTAASLMFLQNRRGGRLCFLDIRKPETQKWESGLQAMQDTLHLEKCVNQSLLDLHQLATESSDTDLYLFVGTGYLDQQVKFIKDLEDLVSHLSNAGSPEGALAEYFFDKLTLGVSNKKD